The Micromonospora sp. M71_S20 genome has a window encoding:
- a CDS encoding SigE family RNA polymerase sigma factor — protein sequence MTVRHRTGPPRAAASPVDFTDFYQAHFHRLAVQLYAYLGDHAEAQDLTQEAFCRLLERWNRISTYDDPSAWVRRVAWNLATSRLRRVRTVVRHLARQREEHVPGPEPDRVALSRALACLPTSQRRAVVLRHLAHLSIAEIADQMGAPEGTVRSWLSRGRAALATYFTERQEAHGA from the coding sequence ATGACCGTACGGCACCGGACCGGGCCGCCCCGGGCCGCCGCGTCACCAGTGGACTTCACCGACTTCTACCAGGCGCACTTCCACCGCCTGGCGGTGCAGCTCTACGCGTATCTGGGGGACCACGCCGAGGCGCAGGACCTGACGCAGGAGGCGTTCTGCCGGCTGCTGGAGCGCTGGAACCGGATCAGCACGTACGACGACCCCTCCGCGTGGGTCCGCCGGGTCGCCTGGAACCTGGCCACCAGCCGGCTGCGCCGGGTCCGCACCGTCGTACGGCACCTGGCCCGGCAGCGGGAGGAACACGTGCCCGGCCCGGAACCGGACCGGGTGGCGCTGAGCCGGGCGCTGGCCTGTCTGCCCACGAGTCAGCGGCGGGCCGTCGTGCTGCGCCACCTGGCGCACCTGAGCATCGCGGAGATCGCCGACCAGATGGGCGCCCCCGAGGGCACCGTCCGCTCCTGGCTGTCCCGGGGGCGGGCGGCGCTGGCCACCTACTTCACCGAGCGGCAGGAGGCCCACGGTGCGTGA
- the soxR gene encoding redox-sensitive transcriptional activator SoxR, whose amino-acid sequence MASLPPHHTELTVGQVAARTGVAVTALHFYEAKGLIHSRRTSGGQRRYPRDVIRRVSFIRVAQRVGIPLRLVAEALAGLPDGRTPTREDWALLSTTWQAKLDQRIAQLQHLRDDLTDCIGCGCLSIDRCLLRNANDHLGETGQGPRRLLGPAPATPPGPEPG is encoded by the coding sequence ATGGCGAGCCTCCCGCCCCACCACACCGAGCTGACCGTCGGCCAGGTCGCGGCCCGCACCGGCGTCGCCGTCACGGCACTGCACTTCTACGAGGCCAAGGGGCTGATCCACAGTCGACGCACCAGCGGCGGACAGCGCCGCTACCCCCGCGACGTGATCCGGCGGGTGTCCTTCATCCGGGTCGCCCAACGGGTCGGCATCCCGCTCCGGCTCGTCGCCGAGGCGTTGGCCGGTCTGCCGGACGGGCGTACCCCGACCCGGGAGGACTGGGCCCTGCTCTCCACCACCTGGCAGGCCAAACTCGACCAGCGCATCGCCCAGCTCCAGCACCTGCGCGACGACCTGACCGACTGCATCGGGTGCGGCTGCCTCTCCATCGACCGCTGCCTCCTGCGCAACGCGAACGACCACCTCGGCGAGACCGGTCAGGGCCCGCGCCGCCTGCTCGGCCCCGCCCCGGCGACGCCGCCCGGCCCGGAACCCGGCTGA
- a CDS encoding SufE family protein produces the protein MSSMPARLSEIVDEFAAAPRDVVLEMLLEYADVIPPLPADAADREGMEQVPECQTAFFLRARVTLEKTVETLFDCPPEAPTTRAFAGILAEGLAGASADEVLAVPDDLYQRMGLAQAISPLRVRGGTAILARLKRQVREQTS, from the coding sequence ATGTCATCCATGCCGGCCAGGCTTTCCGAGATCGTCGACGAGTTCGCCGCCGCGCCCCGCGACGTGGTGCTGGAGATGCTGCTGGAGTACGCCGACGTCATCCCGCCGCTGCCCGCCGACGCCGCCGACCGGGAGGGCATGGAGCAGGTGCCGGAGTGCCAGACGGCGTTCTTCCTGCGCGCCCGGGTGACCCTGGAGAAGACGGTGGAGACGCTCTTCGACTGCCCGCCGGAGGCGCCCACCACGCGTGCGTTCGCCGGCATCCTCGCCGAGGGGCTGGCCGGGGCGAGCGCGGACGAGGTGCTCGCCGTGCCCGACGACCTCTACCAGCGGATGGGGCTGGCGCAGGCGATCAGCCCGCTGCGGGTGCGCGGCGGCACGGCCATCCTGGCCCGGCTCAAGCGGCAGGTCCGGGAACAGACCAGCTAG
- a CDS encoding CBS domain-containing protein encodes MTGYRVSDVMTKQVIYLPAETTLDEAARVMKEADIGDVVVTDGATLAGMLTDRDIVVRAVAERSDPATTTIGSIITREVVMIEQHSTAAEAAALMRERGIRRVLVCDAERKLVGIVSLGDLAMQLDPNSALSEISEQAPTV; translated from the coding sequence ATGACCGGTTACCGGGTCAGCGACGTGATGACGAAGCAGGTCATCTACCTGCCCGCCGAGACCACCCTGGATGAGGCGGCCAGGGTGATGAAGGAGGCGGACATCGGCGACGTGGTGGTCACCGACGGCGCCACCCTCGCCGGCATGCTCACCGACCGCGACATCGTCGTCCGGGCGGTGGCCGAGCGCAGCGACCCGGCCACCACCACGATCGGCTCGATCATCACCCGCGAGGTGGTGATGATCGAGCAGCATTCGACCGCGGCCGAGGCGGCGGCCCTGATGCGGGAGCGGGGCATCCGGCGGGTGCTGGTCTGCGACGCCGAGCGCAAGCTGGTCGGCATCGTCTCCCTCGGCGACCTCGCGATGCAGCTCGACCCCAACTCGGCGTTGAGCGAGATCAGCGAGCAGGCGCCCACCGTCTGA
- a CDS encoding DsbA family protein — MEIEIYADVVCPWCYIGKRRLEQALESYDGEVTVRYRPFQLDPSPVPEPRPLVDAMAAKFGGPDRVRQMFGQVTEVAGQVGLKLDFDRAVAANTFDAHRLVAWATDRGRAAEMVDALYRAHFTDGVDVGSRDALAALAAEVGLDAAEARRFLDSGERAAELSEELATARQIGVTSVPTFVLAGRYAVTGAQEPETLLAALAEVNRREAEAD; from the coding sequence ATGGAGATCGAGATCTACGCCGACGTCGTGTGCCCCTGGTGCTACATCGGCAAGCGTCGGCTGGAGCAGGCCCTGGAGTCGTACGACGGCGAGGTGACCGTCCGCTACCGGCCGTTCCAGCTCGATCCGTCGCCGGTGCCGGAGCCGCGCCCGCTGGTCGACGCGATGGCCGCGAAGTTCGGCGGGCCGGACCGCGTCCGGCAGATGTTCGGTCAGGTGACGGAGGTGGCGGGCCAGGTCGGCCTGAAGCTCGACTTCGACCGTGCGGTCGCGGCGAACACCTTCGACGCGCACCGCCTGGTCGCCTGGGCCACCGACCGGGGCCGCGCCGCCGAGATGGTCGACGCGCTCTACCGCGCCCACTTCACCGACGGCGTCGACGTCGGCTCCCGGGACGCGCTCGCCGCGCTCGCCGCCGAGGTGGGTCTGGACGCGGCCGAGGCGCGCCGCTTCCTCGACTCGGGCGAGCGGGCGGCGGAACTCTCCGAAGAGCTGGCCACCGCCCGGCAGATCGGGGTGACCAGCGTGCCCACCTTCGTGCTGGCCGGCAGGTACGCGGTCACCGGCGCCCAGGAGCCGGAGACGCTGCTCGCCGCCCTGGCCGAGGTGAACCGCCGCGAGGCCGAGGCCGACTGA
- a CDS encoding SDR family oxidoreductase: MRVLVTGAGGRLGRVVLPRLRAEGWDVRATSRRARTGSSVPWMVADLATGEGVVEAVDGVDAVLHLASAPNRGRQTHRVDVLGTRRLVVAAGQAGVRHLVYVSIVGVDRVPIPYYRHKLAAEQVVAAGTVPWTVLRATQFPEFLDGMLRGASRLGPVIGDPAVLAQPVDPGEVADRLVRRLTAGPLRNVEEYGGPEVLRFDDAARAWTAARRSRRPLLPVRIPGGLGRALRSGGLVTGATPKGVRTWADHLADTYGGTGAR; the protein is encoded by the coding sequence ATGCGGGTGCTGGTCACCGGGGCGGGCGGTCGGCTCGGGCGGGTGGTGCTGCCCCGGCTGCGCGCCGAGGGTTGGGACGTCCGGGCGACGAGCCGGCGGGCGCGTACCGGCTCGTCGGTGCCGTGGATGGTCGCCGACCTGGCCACCGGGGAAGGGGTGGTCGAGGCGGTGGACGGCGTGGACGCCGTACTGCACCTGGCCTCGGCACCGAACCGCGGGCGGCAGACCCACCGGGTCGACGTGCTCGGCACCCGCCGGCTGGTCGTCGCCGCCGGCCAGGCGGGCGTACGGCACCTGGTCTACGTCTCGATCGTCGGGGTGGACCGGGTGCCGATCCCCTACTACCGGCACAAGCTCGCCGCCGAGCAGGTCGTGGCGGCCGGGACGGTGCCGTGGACGGTGCTGCGGGCGACCCAGTTCCCGGAGTTCCTCGACGGGATGCTGCGCGGGGCGAGCCGCCTCGGTCCGGTGATCGGCGATCCGGCCGTACTCGCCCAGCCGGTCGACCCCGGCGAGGTCGCGGACCGCCTCGTCCGGCGGCTCACCGCCGGCCCGCTGCGCAACGTCGAGGAGTACGGCGGCCCGGAGGTGCTCCGCTTCGACGACGCGGCCCGCGCGTGGACGGCCGCCCGGCGGTCCCGCCGCCCGCTGCTCCCGGTCCGGATACCGGGCGGGCTCGGCCGCGCCCTGCGCTCGGGCGGCCTGGTCACCGGGGCGACCCCGAAGGGCGTCCGGACCTGGGCCGACCACCTCGCCGACACGTACGGGGGAACCGGCGCAAGATGA
- a CDS encoding roadblock/LC7 domain-containing protein, with amino-acid sequence MSGIDDTETPLPRRSARTGTLPPPRPLPPSLAGNTSLPYPAIGHELSELRLQIPGVHGCVLGGVDGLLITHNLQTDVDPNDLAALAATTYGLGRQVGLRLGQGAFQQSTVRNAGGYLSVYAVSSQALLAVVGEDSINVARLHLHAPPVAERLAALLDQSVHAGQGS; translated from the coding sequence GTGAGCGGGATCGACGACACCGAGACTCCCCTTCCCCGCCGCAGCGCGCGTACGGGCACCCTGCCGCCACCCCGGCCGTTGCCCCCGTCGCTGGCCGGGAACACGTCGCTGCCGTACCCGGCGATCGGGCACGAGCTGTCGGAGCTGCGCCTCCAGATCCCGGGGGTGCACGGCTGCGTCCTCGGCGGCGTGGACGGCCTGCTCATCACCCACAACCTGCAGACCGACGTCGACCCGAACGACCTGGCGGCGCTCGCCGCCACCACGTACGGGCTGGGCCGGCAGGTCGGGCTGCGGCTGGGGCAGGGCGCCTTCCAGCAGTCCACCGTCCGCAACGCCGGCGGCTACCTGAGCGTCTACGCGGTCAGCTCGCAGGCGCTGCTAGCGGTGGTCGGCGAGGACAGCATCAACGTGGCCCGGCTGCACCTGCACGCCCCGCCGGTGGCCGAGCGGCTCGCCGCCCTGCTGGATCAGTCCGTCCACGCCGGCCAAGGGTCCTGA
- a CDS encoding sulfurtransferase: MSVPSDPDSRLQSYADPQRLVTTGWLAEHLGDEGLVVVECDEDVLLYDTGHIPGAVKVDWHTELNDQVTRDYLDAKSFAELCAAKGIGRGDTVVFYGDNFNWWAAYALWVFTLFGHPDVRLLDGGRQKWVAEGRELTRDKPARPHADYPVPQRNDAPVRAYREQVMAHVAAGRPLVDVRSPGEYTGEMLHMPDYPQEGALRGGHIPGAVSKPWKSAANDDGTFKAADELRAIYADQLGLSPDDDIVAYCRIGERSSHTWFVLRHLLGYPQVRNYDGSWTEWGNLVRAPVVKGDQPGGLAG, translated from the coding sequence ATGTCTGTGCCGAGCGATCCCGATTCCCGACTCCAGTCGTACGCGGACCCGCAGCGGTTGGTCACCACCGGGTGGCTGGCCGAGCACCTGGGCGACGAGGGCCTCGTCGTGGTCGAGTGCGACGAGGACGTGCTGCTCTACGACACCGGCCACATCCCGGGTGCCGTCAAGGTGGACTGGCACACCGAACTCAACGACCAGGTGACCCGCGACTACCTCGACGCGAAGAGCTTCGCCGAGCTGTGCGCCGCCAAGGGCATCGGCCGGGGCGACACCGTCGTCTTCTACGGCGACAACTTCAACTGGTGGGCCGCGTACGCCCTGTGGGTGTTCACCCTCTTCGGCCACCCGGACGTGCGGCTGCTCGACGGCGGCCGGCAGAAGTGGGTCGCCGAGGGCCGCGAACTGACCCGGGACAAGCCGGCCCGGCCGCACGCCGACTATCCGGTGCCGCAGCGCAACGACGCACCCGTGCGGGCGTACCGCGAGCAGGTGATGGCGCACGTGGCGGCGGGCCGCCCGCTGGTTGACGTCCGGTCGCCGGGCGAGTACACCGGCGAGATGCTGCACATGCCGGACTATCCGCAGGAGGGCGCGCTGCGCGGCGGGCACATCCCGGGCGCGGTCAGCAAGCCGTGGAAGTCCGCCGCCAACGACGACGGCACGTTCAAGGCGGCGGACGAGTTGCGCGCGATCTACGCCGACCAGCTCGGGCTGAGCCCGGACGACGACATCGTCGCCTACTGCCGGATCGGCGAACGGTCGAGTCACACCTGGTTCGTGCTGCGGCACCTGCTGGGCTACCCGCAGGTGCGCAACTACGACGGCTCGTGGACCGAGTGGGGCAACCTGGTCCGGGCCCCCGTCGTCAAGGGCGACCAGCCCGGCGGCCTGGCGGGCTGA
- a CDS encoding YbaK/EbsC family protein codes for MGTLKTEPARSRLDLLAPPVAAAVGQWPAEAPVDVDDVLVAPIDAELADTAAFCAAYEVGLDESANCVVVAGKREGVVRYAACVVLATTRVDVNGVARRALDVRKASFAPMADAVELTGMEYGGITPIGLPEQWPILVDARVIAAPHVIIGSGVRHSKIALPGPALGALPGARVVEGLARPA; via the coding sequence ATGGGGACGCTGAAGACCGAACCCGCCCGCAGCCGGCTCGACCTGCTTGCTCCGCCGGTCGCCGCCGCTGTCGGGCAGTGGCCCGCCGAGGCGCCGGTGGACGTCGACGACGTGCTGGTGGCGCCGATCGACGCCGAGCTCGCCGACACCGCCGCCTTCTGCGCCGCGTACGAGGTGGGGCTGGACGAGTCGGCCAACTGCGTGGTGGTGGCCGGCAAGCGTGAGGGGGTCGTGCGCTACGCGGCCTGCGTCGTGCTCGCCACCACCCGCGTGGATGTCAACGGGGTGGCCCGCCGGGCGCTCGACGTGCGGAAGGCGAGCTTCGCGCCGATGGCCGACGCGGTGGAGCTGACCGGCATGGAGTACGGCGGCATCACCCCGATCGGCCTGCCGGAGCAGTGGCCGATCCTGGTCGACGCGCGGGTGATCGCCGCCCCGCACGTGATCATCGGGTCGGGCGTACGGCACAGCAAGATCGCGCTGCCCGGGCCGGCGCTCGGCGCGCTGCCCGGCGCGCGCGTGGTGGAAGGGCTGGCCAGGCCGGCCTGA
- a CDS encoding MFS transporter, with amino-acid sequence MTGVAAAPAATAPVAGRRAATVVLLAGSLLTVLAGAVLTPVVELIRGELRLTGAAAGLVLTAHGLSLALAGPLVGRAIDRWGVRTPLALGLVLYGLAGGACLVTDSYPLLIATRLLFGVGAALVFAGTTLGLLDLYAGVARDRAMGWRSTAISLGGVLFPLLGGVLGGLSWHAPFGVYLVGVPLGLVTLRVLPARRAAVGSGAPPGRSGSLWNLLRQHPPLVGIYGLQAVTSLLLYGVLVFLPQRLAEVGITETAAVALFTAAPSLAMSVVGLGYARARARLGQARLLAVTLAVFAVALGTLGLTGSPALMLVAPAVFGIGMGLAVPALTVLVAEHSPPARRGQATALLASATFAGLFVSPLLLGSVQAATSTRGTFLAGAALAGATLALLAVRLRGGRRSSAT; translated from the coding sequence GTGACGGGCGTCGCCGCGGCTCCCGCCGCCACCGCCCCCGTCGCCGGTCGCCGGGCGGCGACTGTCGTCCTGCTCGCCGGCTCCCTGCTGACCGTGCTCGCGGGCGCGGTGCTGACCCCGGTGGTCGAGCTGATCCGCGGCGAACTCCGGCTCACCGGCGCCGCCGCCGGGCTCGTCCTCACCGCGCACGGACTCTCCCTCGCCCTCGCCGGCCCGCTGGTCGGCCGCGCCATCGACCGATGGGGGGTGCGCACCCCCCTGGCCCTCGGGCTGGTCCTGTACGGGCTCGCCGGCGGCGCGTGTCTGGTCACCGACAGCTACCCCCTGCTGATCGCCACCCGCCTGCTGTTCGGCGTCGGCGCGGCGCTGGTCTTCGCGGGGACCACGCTCGGGCTGCTCGACCTCTACGCGGGGGTGGCACGCGACCGGGCGATGGGCTGGCGGTCCACCGCGATCAGCCTCGGCGGGGTGCTCTTCCCGCTGCTCGGCGGCGTGTTGGGCGGGCTCTCCTGGCACGCCCCCTTCGGCGTCTACCTGGTCGGGGTGCCCCTGGGCCTGGTCACGCTCCGGGTCCTCCCGGCCCGGCGCGCCGCCGTCGGGTCCGGCGCGCCACCGGGCCGGTCGGGGTCGCTGTGGAACCTGCTCCGTCAGCACCCCCCGCTCGTCGGGATCTACGGCCTGCAGGCGGTGACCAGCCTGCTGCTGTACGGGGTGCTGGTGTTCCTGCCGCAGCGGCTGGCCGAGGTCGGCATCACCGAGACGGCCGCCGTGGCGCTGTTCACGGCGGCCCCGTCGCTGGCCATGAGCGTCGTCGGTCTCGGCTACGCGCGGGCCCGGGCCCGCCTGGGCCAGGCGCGGCTGCTCGCGGTCACTCTCGCCGTCTTCGCGGTCGCGCTGGGCACCCTCGGGCTGACCGGTTCGCCGGCGCTGATGCTCGTCGCGCCGGCCGTGTTCGGAATCGGCATGGGGCTGGCCGTGCCGGCGCTGACCGTGCTGGTGGCCGAACACTCGCCGCCCGCCCGGCGCGGTCAGGCCACCGCGCTGCTGGCCAGCGCCACCTTCGCCGGCCTGTTCGTCTCGCCACTGCTGCTCGGGTCGGTCCAGGCGGCCACCTCGACACGCGGCACGTTCCTGGCCGGAGCGGCGCTGGCCGGCGCCACCCTGGCGCTGCTCGCCGTCCGCCTGCGCGGCGGGCGGCGGTCGTCGGCGACCTGA
- a CDS encoding SGNH/GDSL hydrolase family protein, with translation MRWRSFVAVGDSFTEGMDDAYPDGSYRGWADLVATRLAAEAGPDFRYANLAIRGRLFPGVVAEQVPAALAMKPDLISFAAGGNDVLRRTFDPDALVTRFDDVVRRLRSGGADVVLFRFADVMARLPGQRLVAPRVQLLNRAVGETAERHGAILVDLYADDAYLNPMLWSTDRLHLSAAGHRRVAAQVLNALGVGCDEEWLMVPPHPAPTPWLAARAADLRWAGRHLAPWIKRRLTGRSSGDTVTAKRPLLGPIAD, from the coding sequence GTGCGCTGGCGCAGTTTCGTGGCGGTCGGGGACAGCTTCACCGAGGGCATGGACGACGCGTACCCGGACGGCAGCTACCGGGGCTGGGCGGACCTGGTGGCCACCCGGCTGGCCGCCGAGGCCGGTCCCGACTTCCGGTACGCGAACCTGGCCATCCGGGGTCGGCTCTTCCCGGGCGTGGTGGCCGAGCAGGTGCCAGCCGCGCTCGCCATGAAGCCCGACCTGATCAGCTTCGCGGCCGGCGGCAACGACGTGCTCCGCCGCACCTTCGACCCGGACGCCCTGGTCACCCGCTTCGACGACGTCGTGCGGAGGCTGCGCTCCGGCGGCGCCGACGTGGTCCTCTTCCGGTTCGCCGACGTGATGGCCCGGCTGCCCGGCCAGCGCCTCGTCGCGCCCCGGGTGCAACTGCTCAACCGGGCCGTCGGCGAGACCGCCGAGCGGCACGGCGCCATCCTGGTCGACCTGTACGCCGACGACGCGTACCTCAACCCGATGCTCTGGAGCACCGACCGGCTGCACCTGTCGGCCGCCGGGCACCGGCGGGTCGCCGCGCAGGTGCTCAACGCGCTGGGCGTCGGCTGCGACGAGGAATGGCTGATGGTGCCGCCGCACCCGGCGCCGACGCCCTGGCTGGCCGCCCGCGCCGCCGACCTGCGCTGGGCCGGGCGGCACCTGGCGCCGTGGATCAAGCGCCGGCTCACCGGCCGCTCCTCCGGCGACACCGTCACCGCCAAGCGCCCGTTGCTCGGCCCGATCGCCGACTGA
- a CDS encoding GAP family protein: MNFLTILPMAVVMVAGTQLVAAVFLASADRPRAASLGYLSGAGLVVAGGVTASWLVTRAVKVDVGAGLGRRAVESRIDVVVLALLVVLAVVVLLRRHTAGPPKWMSGLQRASPTYALRLGVLLFLAMPTDDLTMLTVGASAARHDLSWWHLLPFVLLTLALLALPLLALLLLGHRAEAVLPRIRDWAGRHSWVVSEIVIGFFVMLTAVDLLR; this comes from the coding sequence ATGAACTTCCTGACCATCCTGCCGATGGCCGTGGTGATGGTCGCCGGGACGCAGCTGGTCGCGGCGGTCTTCCTCGCCTCGGCGGACCGGCCGCGTGCCGCGTCGCTGGGCTACCTGAGCGGGGCGGGGCTCGTGGTGGCGGGCGGAGTGACGGCGAGCTGGCTGGTCACCCGGGCCGTCAAGGTCGACGTCGGTGCCGGGCTCGGGCGGCGCGCGGTCGAGAGCCGGATCGACGTGGTCGTACTGGCGCTGCTGGTCGTCCTGGCGGTGGTCGTCCTCCTGCGTCGCCACACCGCCGGCCCGCCGAAGTGGATGAGCGGCCTCCAGCGGGCGAGCCCGACGTACGCGCTGCGGCTCGGCGTGCTGCTCTTCCTGGCCATGCCGACGGACGACCTCACCATGCTCACCGTCGGGGCGAGCGCCGCCCGGCACGACCTGTCCTGGTGGCACCTGCTGCCGTTCGTCCTGCTCACCCTGGCGTTGCTGGCCCTGCCGCTGCTGGCGCTGCTGCTGCTCGGTCACCGGGCCGAGGCCGTGTTGCCCCGGATCCGGGACTGGGCCGGACGGCACTCCTGGGTGGTCAGCGAGATCGTCATCGGGTTCTTCGTGATGCTGACGGCGGTCGACCTGCTCCGGTGA
- a CDS encoding proline--tRNA ligase, with the protein MLLRMSTLLLRTLREDPADAEVPSHRLLLRAGYIRRAAPGGYTWLPLGKLVLDRVTEVVRQEMTAIGDQEVHFPALLPAEPYRTSGRWTEYGDDIFTLADRRGAEHLLAPTHEELAALLVKDLFSSYRDFPVTLFQIQTKFRDEARPRAGLLRGREFLMKDAYSFDLDEAGLAAAYERHRGAYRRIFDRLGLEHTVVRATSGAMGGSASEEFLAATPVGEDTFVGCTACDYAANTEAVTTPAPPAGDPDAQPAAEVHDTPETPTIASLVELANARRLGGRDDWTAADTLKNVVLALRRPGAEETELLVVGLPGDREVDLKRLGAAVAPAAVDVFDGWDTRPELVRGYIGPQVMAKLGIRYLADPRVVPGSAWLTGANEPGRHATGVVCGRDFVPDGTIEAAEVRPGDPCPACGTGELTLRRGIEIGHIFQLGRRYTDAFAVDVLGPAGKPVRPTMGCYGIGVSRAVAAIVEQHHDDRGLVWPEAVAPCDVHLVAAGKGPQLDAALELGGRLAAAGLRVLVDDRTHVSAGVKFTDAELIGIPRAVVVGRRLAEGYVELRDRASGERVELPVDGVADRLVERVHRERGNVV; encoded by the coding sequence ATGCTGCTACGCATGTCGACCCTGCTGCTCCGGACCCTGCGCGAGGACCCGGCGGACGCGGAGGTGCCGAGCCACCGGCTCCTGCTACGCGCCGGCTACATCCGTCGCGCCGCACCGGGCGGCTACACCTGGCTGCCGCTGGGCAAGCTGGTGCTGGACCGGGTCACCGAGGTGGTCCGGCAGGAGATGACGGCGATCGGCGACCAGGAGGTGCACTTCCCGGCGCTGCTGCCGGCCGAGCCCTACCGGACCAGCGGCCGGTGGACGGAGTACGGCGACGACATCTTCACCCTCGCCGACCGGCGCGGCGCGGAGCACCTGCTCGCGCCCACCCACGAGGAACTGGCCGCGCTGCTGGTCAAGGACCTGTTCAGCTCGTACCGGGACTTCCCGGTGACGCTCTTCCAGATCCAGACGAAGTTCCGGGACGAGGCCCGGCCGCGCGCCGGACTGCTGCGCGGGCGCGAGTTCCTGATGAAGGACGCCTACTCGTTCGACCTCGACGAGGCGGGCCTCGCGGCGGCGTACGAGCGGCACCGCGGGGCGTACCGGCGGATCTTCGACCGGCTCGGGCTGGAGCACACCGTCGTGCGCGCGACCTCCGGGGCGATGGGCGGTTCGGCCTCGGAGGAGTTCCTGGCGGCGACGCCCGTCGGCGAGGACACCTTCGTCGGCTGCACCGCCTGCGACTACGCGGCCAACACCGAGGCGGTGACCACGCCCGCCCCGCCGGCCGGCGACCCGGACGCGCAGCCGGCGGCCGAGGTGCACGACACCCCCGAGACCCCGACCATCGCCAGCCTGGTCGAGCTGGCCAACGCCCGGCGCTTGGGCGGCCGGGACGACTGGACCGCCGCCGACACCCTGAAGAACGTGGTGCTCGCCCTGCGCCGTCCTGGGGCGGAGGAGACCGAGCTGCTGGTGGTCGGGCTGCCCGGCGACCGGGAGGTCGACCTGAAGCGACTCGGCGCGGCGGTCGCCCCGGCCGCCGTGGACGTCTTCGACGGCTGGGACACCCGGCCGGAGCTGGTCCGTGGTTACATCGGCCCGCAGGTCATGGCGAAGCTGGGCATCCGCTACCTGGCCGATCCCCGGGTGGTGCCGGGCAGCGCGTGGCTGACCGGCGCCAACGAGCCGGGCCGGCACGCGACGGGGGTGGTCTGCGGCCGGGACTTCGTGCCGGACGGCACGATCGAGGCGGCCGAGGTGCGGCCCGGTGACCCCTGCCCGGCCTGCGGCACGGGCGAGCTGACCTTGCGGCGGGGCATCGAGATCGGGCACATCTTCCAGCTCGGTCGCCGCTACACCGACGCCTTCGCCGTCGACGTGCTCGGCCCCGCCGGCAAGCCCGTCCGGCCCACCATGGGCTGCTACGGGATCGGGGTGTCCCGCGCGGTCGCCGCGATCGTCGAGCAGCACCACGACGATCGGGGACTGGTCTGGCCGGAGGCGGTCGCGCCCTGCGACGTACACCTGGTGGCTGCCGGGAAGGGGCCGCAGCTGGACGCGGCGCTGGAGCTCGGCGGGCGGCTCGCCGCCGCCGGCCTGCGGGTGCTGGTCGACGACCGGACGCACGTCTCCGCCGGGGTGAAGTTCACCGACGCCGAGCTGATCGGCATCCCGCGCGCCGTCGTGGTCGGCCGACGTCTCGCCGAGGGATACGTGGAACTGCGCGACCGGGCGTCCGGGGAGCGCGTCGAACTGCCGGTCGACGGGGTGGCGGACCGGCTCGTCGAACGGGTACACCGGGAGCGCGGGAACGTGGTGTAG